In a genomic window of Planctomicrobium piriforme:
- a CDS encoding cation diffusion facilitator family transporter, translating into MNPPDLREPVGGFPGAVTPDESFEKARRQRLVDLTRVTVIGIVVRLGVIAAEFLGVWVSDSAALLADAVSSLFDVVSSLVLLAAMHFAAKPPDDDHPFGHGRAEPLAGFQLGILLFGTGVWLAAKNLFAISQGQSHHIIPGWLWLIPACATVILTVITWRIWKAGKRTRSSALQAEAMHFQIDAVTSLLTAGTLLAAALLPEFSAILDHAGGGVLAIVMLVLGASAALENLHPLLDRIPQSEDFDRVKQSALLIEGVIDVEKLRIQHAGPDAHVNIDIEVDPQITVEASHAIAQKVRARIQTDWPLVREVVVHVEPFYAGDH; encoded by the coding sequence ATGAATCCGCCCGATCTTCGTGAACCTGTTGGCGGCTTTCCAGGTGCAGTCACGCCTGATGAAAGCTTTGAAAAAGCGCGCCGACAGCGTCTGGTGGATCTGACTCGAGTCACTGTCATCGGGATTGTCGTCCGACTCGGAGTGATCGCAGCGGAGTTTCTGGGCGTCTGGGTGTCAGATTCCGCCGCGCTGCTGGCGGATGCGGTGTCGAGTCTGTTCGATGTCGTTTCGAGCCTGGTGCTGCTGGCGGCGATGCACTTTGCAGCGAAGCCGCCGGATGACGATCACCCCTTCGGGCACGGCCGCGCGGAACCGCTCGCCGGATTTCAATTGGGGATACTGCTCTTTGGCACTGGCGTGTGGCTGGCGGCGAAAAACCTGTTCGCCATTTCACAGGGGCAGAGCCATCACATCATCCCTGGCTGGCTCTGGCTGATTCCCGCCTGCGCGACAGTGATTCTGACCGTCATTACATGGCGGATCTGGAAAGCTGGCAAACGAACCCGCAGCAGCGCGCTGCAAGCCGAGGCGATGCACTTTCAGATCGACGCCGTGACGAGCTTGTTGACCGCAGGCACATTGCTCGCGGCTGCGTTGCTGCCGGAGTTCTCAGCGATTCTCGATCACGCCGGCGGGGGAGTGCTGGCGATCGTCATGCTGGTGCTGGGAGCTTCGGCAGCTCTGGAGAACCTGCACCCGCTGCTCGATCGCATTCCACAAAGCGAAGACTTCGACCGTGTGAAGCAGTCGGCCCTCCTGATTGAGGGCGTCATCGATGTCGAAAAGCTGCGAATCCAACATGCCGGTCCCGATGCCCATGTGAACATCGATATCGAGGTCGATCCGCAGATCACGGTCGAGGCCTCGCATGCAATCGCCCAAAAGGTGCGTGCCCGCATTCAGACCGACTGGCCGCTGGTGCGTGAGGTGGTAGTGCATGTCGAGCCGTTCTATGCGGGAGACCACTGA
- a CDS encoding glycosyltransferase family 2 protein encodes MLALQIAFWTACGLVAYAYVGYPMLLGVLARVTPRRAPQNAEPGAWPTVSLIISAYKEEALILQRIANALQMDYPADRLEIIIGCDGNEDCTGDLVRTVDDSRVHLRQFPQRRGKPSVLNDCVADAQGEIIAFSDANTFWEPDALKKLVRHFQQSQVGGVCGQLLLTDPATGKNADGLYWKYENFLKRWEGRIGALLGFNGAIYAIRKSLWEPIPAFAIVDDFLIGMRIYQRQHTLVFEEAAVANEETAPSIQAEFQRRTRIGAGGFQSLCWLSPLLSPKYGRVAWAFWSHKVLRWLCPLFMVVALATNIALAGEPGYGWLLVAQATFYGVAISGNRVDGIGPVAKLFRLCAMFAGMNAALAVGFWRWLGKQQTGAWARTARSQELATPVPAKAEERTSVLV; translated from the coding sequence ATGCTGGCACTGCAAATTGCGTTCTGGACCGCCTGCGGACTGGTCGCGTATGCGTATGTCGGTTACCCGATGCTGCTGGGCGTGCTGGCCCGGGTGACGCCGCGTCGCGCTCCGCAGAATGCAGAGCCCGGGGCATGGCCGACCGTCTCCCTGATCATCTCGGCCTATAAAGAAGAAGCCCTGATTCTGCAGCGAATCGCCAATGCGCTGCAGATGGATTACCCCGCCGACCGCCTCGAGATCATCATCGGCTGCGACGGCAACGAAGACTGCACCGGCGATCTAGTGCGAACTGTCGACGATTCGCGGGTTCACTTGCGTCAGTTCCCACAGCGCCGCGGCAAGCCCTCTGTGCTGAACGACTGTGTCGCCGATGCCCAGGGGGAGATCATCGCCTTCTCGGATGCGAACACCTTCTGGGAACCGGATGCGCTCAAAAAACTGGTGCGGCATTTTCAGCAATCGCAGGTTGGTGGAGTCTGCGGTCAACTGCTGCTCACCGACCCAGCGACCGGCAAGAATGCCGACGGACTCTACTGGAAGTACGAGAACTTTCTGAAACGCTGGGAAGGCCGCATTGGGGCCTTGCTCGGTTTCAACGGGGCGATTTACGCCATCCGCAAGTCGTTGTGGGAACCGATTCCGGCGTTCGCGATTGTCGATGACTTTCTGATCGGCATGCGGATCTATCAGCGGCAGCACACGCTGGTATTTGAAGAAGCGGCCGTGGCCAACGAAGAAACCGCGCCGAGTATCCAGGCCGAGTTTCAACGCCGCACCAGAATCGGCGCAGGGGGCTTTCAAAGCCTGTGCTGGCTGAGTCCGTTGCTCAGTCCCAAATATGGCCGCGTGGCCTGGGCCTTCTGGTCGCACAAGGTGCTGCGGTGGCTGTGCCCGCTGTTCATGGTTGTTGCCCTTGCGACAAACATCGCCCTGGCGGGGGAACCAGGCTACGGCTGGCTGCTGGTTGCTCAAGCGACGTTCTACGGAGTCGCGATCAGCGGCAATCGAGTGGATGGAATTGGACCTGTCGCCAAGCTGTTTCGTCTCTGTGCGATGTTCGCCGGCATGAACGCGGCTCTGGCGGTCGGCTTCTGGCGCTGGCTGGGAAAACAGCAAACCGGCGCCTGGGCACGCACCGCACGGTCACAGGAACTGGCAACACCGGTGCCTGCGAAAGCCGAAGAGCGGACATCGGTCCTCGTGTAG
- a CDS encoding methyltransferase domain-containing protein: MSWKLKAHTLAVLSRMPAGRFLYHRLQQVAGTNRLQLRRDLDRAFELVDLVHQAGDSIEGKICLEVGTGWRPLVPFVFALGGAKGIITVDVNPWLTLPYAIETWLALEDQLPEIAAVCRLPEHDVYDRYHSIPINVRALDQLLMPLQIQYVYPGDARQTGLPDSSVDLVLSSNVLEHIPRDIQTDIHRESLRVLRTGGLSVHRFNPQDHYATVDDAITHANFLQFSSDEWNWYGGSGLAYHNRLRSRDYREMFAEAGFDLEICRERVDKRSLDAMADGHLVVHPEFEKYTPEELAVDYMWVVGRKPVAANVEESSRSPQHQLC; this comes from the coding sequence ATGTCCTGGAAACTTAAAGCTCATACTCTCGCGGTGCTCAGCCGGATGCCGGCTGGCCGCTTTCTGTATCATCGCCTGCAACAGGTGGCCGGCACGAACCGCCTGCAACTGCGGCGGGATCTCGACCGGGCCTTCGAGCTGGTCGATCTCGTGCATCAGGCGGGGGACTCGATTGAAGGCAAAATCTGCCTGGAAGTCGGGACAGGCTGGCGTCCGCTGGTGCCGTTCGTGTTCGCCCTGGGCGGCGCGAAGGGCATCATCACCGTCGACGTGAACCCCTGGCTCACGCTGCCGTATGCCATCGAAACCTGGCTGGCACTTGAAGACCAGTTGCCGGAGATCGCGGCCGTCTGCCGTTTGCCGGAGCACGATGTCTACGACCGCTATCATTCGATTCCCATTAACGTGCGGGCACTCGACCAACTGTTGATGCCGTTGCAGATACAATATGTCTACCCTGGCGATGCCAGACAGACCGGCCTGCCAGACAGCAGCGTCGACCTGGTGCTCAGTTCCAATGTGCTCGAACACATTCCCCGCGACATCCAGACCGACATCCATCGCGAGTCATTGCGAGTGTTGCGGACCGGCGGCCTGAGCGTGCATCGCTTCAACCCGCAAGATCACTACGCCACGGTGGACGACGCCATCACGCATGCCAACTTCCTCCAGTTCTCATCTGATGAATGGAACTGGTACGGCGGCAGCGGACTGGCTTATCACAACCGGCTGCGATCACGCGACTACCGCGAGATGTTCGCCGAAGCCGGCTTCGATCTCGAAATCTGCCGCGAACGGGTCGACAAGCGCTCCCTCGATGCCATGGCCGACGGGCATCTGGTCGTGCATCCCGAGTTCGAAAAATATACACCGGAAGAACTGGCGGTGGACTACATGTGGGTGGTCGGCCGCAAACCGGTCGCGGCGAATGTCGAAGAGAGTTCACGTTCCCCGCAGCATCAGTTGTGTTGA
- a CDS encoding DEAD/DEAH box helicase has translation MSSSRPDFDPAAAHIVIPSLDMNLMHGTETSSLNCELRQPEIHVTGMNSALKRVPQVETQTPGLLGKAGFIPRWKPFWPKVRTFGVTFPAGIEFQPTKSTEAKEETRAIHVPAPKAESADAAAPRKATRIKPPSTALSIEDRLFYLLQPPLESWLRGQELIMPFEPFPYQYEGIAWIFSQEAALLADEMGLGKTMQTITAIRLLLRAGQVRRVLLVCPKPLIPNWQREFKTWAEEIPLTTIEGEGARRKMIWNMPGSAVLLANYESVVRDFLSMPAEEHPSFDLVVLDEAQRIKNRDSVTAQTIHSIPRKRSLCLTGTPIENRAEEMISLFEFMRVIPAHSSPDIRQLSKLSEEFILRRTKDLVMKDMPPRLDRDEIIELSPGQRQAYDYAEKEGIIQLNNIGDSITVQHVFELVLRLKQICNADPLTGESCKLDRLIANMEEIAASGGKAILFSQWTKTIDWLADRTRQFGCLTYHGGIPTPKREPILAQFKNDPKSHLILMSYGTGAVGLNLQFAGYVFLYDRWWNPAIEDQAINRAHRIGVKTQVIVNRLICKNTIEERIDLVLRQKRELFARILGDGDNEDASLSLSASEIFGLFDLRARSGNKSRPIGPKKPQGDAAAA, from the coding sequence ATGAGTTCATCGAGACCTGACTTCGATCCCGCTGCCGCTCACATCGTGATTCCGTCTTTGGACATGAATCTGATGCATGGGACTGAAACCTCGTCGCTCAATTGCGAACTGCGGCAGCCCGAGATCCATGTCACCGGGATGAACAGTGCTCTCAAGCGAGTACCGCAAGTTGAGACGCAGACGCCCGGCCTGCTGGGCAAAGCAGGATTCATTCCTCGCTGGAAGCCCTTCTGGCCGAAAGTCCGCACGTTCGGTGTGACGTTCCCCGCTGGGATCGAATTCCAGCCGACGAAGTCGACCGAGGCGAAGGAAGAGACGCGGGCCATTCATGTGCCGGCGCCGAAAGCGGAATCGGCCGATGCCGCCGCGCCCCGCAAAGCCACTCGCATTAAGCCGCCGAGTACCGCGCTGTCGATCGAAGACCGACTGTTCTACCTGTTGCAGCCGCCACTCGAATCGTGGCTCCGCGGGCAGGAACTGATCATGCCGTTTGAGCCGTTTCCTTATCAGTATGAGGGGATCGCCTGGATCTTTTCGCAGGAAGCGGCGCTGCTGGCCGACGAGATGGGCCTCGGCAAGACGATGCAGACGATCACCGCCATCCGTCTTTTGCTGCGGGCCGGACAGGTGCGTCGCGTGCTGCTGGTCTGTCCCAAGCCGCTGATTCCCAACTGGCAGCGGGAATTCAAAACCTGGGCCGAAGAAATTCCCCTGACGACCATCGAAGGGGAAGGGGCCCGCCGCAAGATGATCTGGAACATGCCGGGCTCGGCGGTGCTGCTCGCGAACTATGAGTCGGTCGTGCGCGACTTTCTGTCGATGCCTGCGGAAGAACATCCCAGCTTCGACCTGGTGGTGCTCGATGAAGCCCAGCGGATCAAGAACCGTGATTCGGTCACCGCGCAGACGATCCATTCGATTCCCCGCAAGCGAAGCCTGTGCCTGACGGGAACGCCGATTGAGAATCGCGCGGAAGAGATGATCTCGCTGTTTGAATTCATGCGGGTGATTCCGGCCCATTCCTCACCCGACATTCGCCAATTGTCCAAGCTCAGCGAAGAGTTCATTCTGCGGCGGACAAAAGACCTGGTGATGAAGGACATGCCCCCGCGCCTCGACCGCGACGAGATCATCGAACTCAGCCCGGGACAGCGGCAGGCGTATGACTATGCCGAGAAGGAAGGGATCATCCAGCTCAACAACATCGGCGATTCGATCACCGTGCAGCATGTGTTCGAGCTGGTGCTGCGGCTCAAGCAGATCTGCAATGCCGACCCTTTGACGGGCGAATCGTGCAAGCTGGACCGGTTGATCGCCAACATGGAAGAAATCGCGGCCTCAGGCGGCAAGGCGATTCTCTTCAGCCAGTGGACCAAGACGATCGACTGGCTCGCCGATCGCACTCGGCAGTTCGGCTGCTTGACCTATCACGGCGGTATTCCAACTCCCAAGCGTGAACCGATTCTGGCGCAGTTCAAGAACGATCCCAAGAGTCATCTGATTCTGATGAGCTACGGGACGGGGGCGGTCGGCCTCAATCTGCAGTTTGCCGGTTACGTCTTTCTTTATGACCGCTGGTGGAACCCCGCCATCGAAGACCAGGCGATCAACCGTGCCCACCGGATTGGCGTGAAGACGCAGGTGATCGTGAACCGACTGATCTGCAAGAACACCATCGAAGAACGCATCGACCTGGTGTTGCGGCAGAAGCGGGAACTGTTCGCCCGCATTCTGGGAGATGGCGACAACGAGGACGCGTCGCTCAGCCTGTCAGCCAGCGAGATCTTCGGTTTGTTCGATCTCCGTGCCCGGTCAGGAAATAAGTCGCGACCGATCGGCCCGAAAAAGCCGCAAGGTGATGCCGCGGCGGCCTGA